The window CAGCCTCCACTCCATCCCACTCTTCACAATTGGATATACATGAGAACGTCAAGGTCTCCAGAGAGGGGAACCCCTTTGTCGCACTACCAATACCACAAAACTCACGCCCAATACGTTGGAGACCGGGGAAATCATATATAGAAAGAACTCTAAGAGAAGGCAGTTGACCCAACGGTGGAAGCAGATTGCATTTCCAGCATATAGCCATCTCTATATTCACTAGTTTGGAGAAGGATGAATCCCCCACCCATGTTGCAAATCTGGCACCACCGTAAGCGTATATTATAAGCTGTTTTAGGTTAGGATGTGGGCGGAAGCATTCGAGAACCTGCTTTGTCGTGTCGTCGTCCATGCCTTCGTGTTCGTAAGGGGCGTCTTCATACCATTCCAGTGTCAAAAACTCGATATGATCTTTTGTCTTCAGAGGTGTTTCTGTCTGAGCAACATACTTATCCACATACCTGAGATTGTAAATGATGAGTTTTCCTCTATGATTCACTAAACCCTTCAATTCCTCTATCTCGTAACGCCAACTAGTCGGACCCAATGCGATGCAGTCTAGTGTTTGCAAGTTCGTCAACTTTCCAAGGCCACGAGGGATAGCGACGCCACTTTCATTTAGCATGAGATGCCTTATATTTGGCAAGTTTACTATGCCGCTTGGTAGTTCCTTGAGATCAAATGTAGCAGTCACATTCAGAATCTGCAAATTGTAGAGGCTGCATATGGATTCTGGAAGACTGTCAGTCTCATTACCTTCGATGGAGAGGTAGCGTAGTAATTTGAGGTCGCCGATTGAATCAGGCAGCCCTGCGATGTTGGTGTGGCTTAAGTCCAAAGCTCGTAGGTATTTCAAGTTGTGGAACAATTCATCGATGAACTCAAAAGTATACGCTTCCATAAAATGTGGTCCGGCAGTTATCAGCGTCCGGAGACGTTTTAGTTCCAGCAAAGCCTCCAAGTCTCTGGATGTCATCTGGTCGTGAACCAGATATAAGTGGCGAACCTTCTGAAGTTTGTCGCCATCCCGCTGAAATATGCTTGCGAGTTTGTTAGCCGCTATGCTTAGGGATTCCCCCTGCGCAACAGACTGTGCTAGATCGTGAACAAGATCATGCATCACTAACTCTTTCTCTTCCTCGGGGTCCAAGGCATGTCCTATACGTATCCCCTTAATCTGCAAAATTGACCTTTCCAACAAGTTTCTGACGTAATCACTGCCAATATCCTCTGCTTGCTTGCTTCTTGGAGGCCGAAGAAGACCTTGCGACATCCATAAATGGACAATGTATCTCTCGCATAAAACCGTGTCTTTCGGAAATAAGGACAGGTACCGGAAGCACCTCTTTAGATCTATTGCCAAGCAATCATAGCTTATTTGAAGAGCCGGTAAGATCTCCAAGTTTGCATCGACTAATTCCCACCGCTCGCTTTCCAAGATATCCGTCCATTTGTCTTCATTATCTTCGTAACTGAGGGCTCGTGCAATTACCTTCACCGCCAACGGCAAGCCTTTGCACttctcgacgatcttccgaccgATGTCCACCAAATTGTTATGCCTGCTGCTGGATTCTAAGCTTTCCAAGGCAAGCTTCTCGAACAACTTCCAGCATTTGTCGAATGATAAGATGTTCAAGCTCAAAGGCTCCATCGTCTGCATGATTCTGGCAACATATTCATTCCGAGTAGTCACTATGACTTTACCCACTCCAGCCTTGAGTAAGGGGACTTTCACCAACTCCCAAAGACTAGGTTTCTCGTTCCAAACATCATCCAAAACAAGCAAAAACTTCTTTCCCTGCAAATTTTCTTTTAGTTCTTGTTGAAGCTCATTTAATTCTGTGTGATCAACTGTGGTTTTGAAGAAGGACACCAAGATCTTtcgtgttaaacccacaacatcaAATTCTTCAGAAACACAGACCCATCCCCTTGTATCGAAGCAGTTGGACACCCTGGGATCATTATATACGAGCTGAGCTAGCGTCGTTTTACCGACTCCACCCATGCCAATTATGGGAATTAATGACACCGTACCTCCTCTGCCACCAACATCATCAACCTCCGATAGCAGCAACCCGATTAACTTTTCCTTTTCGTCTTCTCTTCCGAAAACAATTGATTCATCGAAGCAAGAACTCGTCTGTCTACAGTTACCCGACTCATCTCTTCGTCTCTTTCCATGTTTCTTTCCCAATCGGAGGGCTTTCCATTCTGTGGTGATCTCATCAAACCTCTCCCTTATCTTCTTGACTTTACTTGCTAAATCATCTGGAAATGAAATCCTTGAAGGAGCAGAGATGGAGTCGTCGCATACCTCCACATGCTTGCCTTTGTGTTGGCCGCCACCTCTCGATCTACTTTCTGCTTCGGCGCGCAGCACTTCGTATTCGTACTCCTCCACCGCGTCTTGAGCGTCATAAGCGACATCCTTGAGCTCACTCAACCATAGCCTTACAGGCTCATCTCTTATATCCTGCTCCTCCGAGTCATCAAGTTTGGCTTGGATCCTCAACATCGTCGTCTGCAGCTTCCTTAGCTCTTCTTCGACATCGTTCCGGGGCTCAGCCGGTGACGAAGCTGTCGTTGTTGCCAAGGCAAGCAGCTTCTCCACCGTCCACTTGATGATGGAAGAAACGATACCTCCGCCCATTCTTCTTCTTTCTACCCTTCTCCCTTCAGTATGCTCAGTTGGTATATACCATCAACGAAACCAGAAACTTGGGGCCAAGCCGCGTTGCGCCTTCCGCACGCCCACTTCTTATCTGGTCAGTGTGTAGCTCCACACGATCCGCTTGTTCAAATATCACACAGTACGAATAAAA of the Musa acuminata AAA Group cultivar baxijiao chromosome BXJ2-10, Cavendish_Baxijiao_AAA, whole genome shotgun sequence genome contains:
- the LOC103969906 gene encoding putative disease resistance RPP13-like protein 1 isoform X1 codes for the protein MGGGIVSSIIKWTVEKLLALATTTASSPAEPRNDVEEELRKLQTTMLRIQAKLDDSEEQDIRDEPVRLWLSELKDVAYDAQDAVEEYEYEVLRAEAESRSRGGGQHKGKHVEVCDDSISAPSRISFPDDLASKVKKIRERFDEITTEWKALRLGKKHGKRRRDESGNCRQTSSCFDESIVFGREDEKEKLIGLLLSEVDDVGGRGGTVSLIPIIGMGGVGKTTLAQLVYNDPRVSNCFDTRGWVCVSEEFDVVGLTRKILVSFFKTTVDHTELNELQQELKENLQGKKFLLVLDDVWNEKPSLWELVKVPLLKAGVGKVIVTTRNEYVARIMQTMEPLSLNILSFDKCWKLFEKLALESLESSSRHNNLVDIGRKIVEKCKGLPLAVKVIARALSYEDNEDKWTDILESERWELVDANLEILPALQISYDCLAIDLKRCFRYLSLFPKDTVLCERYIVHLWMSQGLLRPPRSKQAEDIGSDYVRNLLERSILQIKGIRIGHALDPEEEKELVMHDLVHDLAQSVAQGESLSIAANKLASIFQRDGDKLQKVRHLYLVHDQMTSRDLEALLELKRLRTLITAGPHFMEAYTFEFIDELFHNLKYLRALDLSHTNIAGLPDSIGDLKLLRYLSIEGNETDSLPESICSLYNLQILNVTATFDLKELPSGIVNLPNIRHLMLNESGVAIPRGLGKLTNLQTLDCIALGPTSWRYEIEELKGLVNHRGKLIIYNLRYVDKYVAQTETPLKTKDHIEFLTLEWYEDAPYEHEGMDDDTTKQVLECFRPHPNLKQLIIYAYGGARFATWVGDSSFSKLVNIEMAICWKCNLLPPLGQLPSLRVLSIYDFPGLQRIGREFCGIGSATKGFPSLETLTFSCISNCEEWDGVEADDFPRLLQLTIDRCPKLRIFPRHPFSSLRKLELSQFGDISDDAPFVSFDDDTRVSSYPPPLLPRYLSFRGFHSFLIDMDLPSLEELKISQCSKLTSVTGLTNLASLHSLITDDCPYLQFSPTERLSSTLQHLKIRNSPWVKQWEEADQDTSVFPNTG
- the LOC103969906 gene encoding putative disease resistance RPP13-like protein 1 isoform X2 gives rise to the protein MGGGIVSSIIKWTVEKLLALATTTASSPAEPRNDVEEELRKLQTTMLRIQAKLDDSEEQDIRDEPVRLWLSELKDVAYDAQDAVEEYEYEVLRAEAESRSRGGGQHKGKHVEVCDDSISAPSRISFPDDLASKVKKIRERFDEITTEWKALRLGKKHGKRRRDESGNCRQTSSCFDESIVFGREDEKEKLIGLLLSEVDDVGGRGGTVSLIPIIGMGGVGKTTLAQLVYNDPRVSNCFDTRGWVCVSEEFDVVGLTRKILVSFFKTTVDHTELNELQQELKENLQGKKFLLVLDDVWNEKPSLWELVKVPLLKAGVGKVIVTTRNEYVARIMQTMEPLSLNILSFDKCWKLFEKLALESLESSSRHNNLVDIGRKIVEKCKGLPLAVKVIARALSYEDNEDKWTDILESERWELVDANLEILPALQISYDCLAIDLKRCFRYLSLFPKDTVLCERYIVHLWMSQGLLRPPRSKQAEDIGSDYVRNLLERSILQIKGIRIGHALDPEEEKELVMHDLVHDLAQSVAQGESLSIAANKLASIFQRDGDKLQKVRHLYLVHDQMTSRDLEALLELKRLRTLITAGPHFMEAYTFEFIDELFHNLKYLRALDLSHTNIAGLPDSIGDLKLLRYLSIEGTTKRHSKLAKYKASHAK